In Aptenodytes patagonicus unplaced genomic scaffold, bAptPat1.pri.cur scaffold_86, whole genome shotgun sequence, the genomic window GGGCAGAAGCCAagcgcagggagggaggggaactCCGCAGCCGGCAGCCGTCCCGCGGGATGCTGGCATGGGGGCTTCTTCGCTTgtggggctggcggtgccggAGCTGCCTGGAAGAGAGCCAGCCAGGAAAGTCCCGTGTGCTGCGGCCCGGGCAGTGCCGGGATGGGAAGGCTGAGGCTGCCGGTGTTTCCGGGCACCGGCTGCCTCCTGTAAACACATCCTGGGACGGGAAAGGGCAGTGGGCGCTCACCGGCCCCCCCAGTGCTTCCCgtctctgcagagctggaggaaTTTGGCCTCTGTCCCCGCTCCCGCGGCTCGCGGCCAAGCGGTGTCCGGCCTCGACCCAGCTGTGCCGTGCCAGGATGAGCCCTCCGGCACCCAGCTTCCCCGCGGCCCTGGGCGGTGGGGGGacggagggcggggggggggggcggtgcggtGCGTGTCCGGGGCTGCGTGTGCACGCCGGGACACCTGCGCCTGCACCGGGGTCACGCCGCATGTGTGCACGCACGCCGGGCTGGGGGTGTGTGGTGTGAGTGTGTGTCTGCACACCGGGGTGCGGGCGTAcctgtgtgtgtgcaggggctatagagtgtgtgtgtgctgggACACGCGTGTGCCCGTGTGTGTACAGGGGTTACCGTGTGCGTTCACGGGTAGCGAAGGGGGTGTGCATGCAGGgatatgtgtgtgcgtgtgcaggGGGGCGCGGGGGCTCTGGCCGGGGGGGTGCGGCGGTGGGTGCTGGTGCAGGGTGCTGCCGTGCGTGCCcatgtgcaggcagggctggtgtGGGCAGCAAAGGGGCTcctgccagcgctgccccggccccgcggcacgTGCCACCCCCGCAGCCACGTGCCACCCCTGCAGCCGGCCAGGTGCCGCGGATTCCTCCCGGGCAGCGACCCGGGGCTGCCACGGTGGGTGCCCCCCGCCGGTGCGGGATCACCGGCTCCTCTGCGGTGGGAGGCCaacctgggctgtgctggagctggcagtgctggggggtccCCGTTTGTGCACCCTGGGGGGGAtccttgggggagggggggcagcagcaTCAGTGCCCCTGGGAGCTTGGGGACCCCGCGTGGCCCCGGCAGTGCCTGCGCTTGTGGGTCGGCAGCAGGCTCggcgtggggctggcaggggtgtGCGGTGGGGCTGCCGGCAGCAGTCACACGGTGCCGTGGGGGGCCATGGGGTCCCCTCTGCCCAGGGAGCCCCAGCGGgatgggaggggacacaggtgtcCCAGCCccactggtttggggtgggaaggggctggcccggggctgcagccctggctgtggcaggcagctcctgccagccctgccgccGCGATGCCGGAGCATGGAGTACGTGTGCGGCTGCAGGTAGCAGCTCCccttccctggctgcctcctTGTCCTCCCAGCCCGGGGCccggggcagagccgggcagAGCAACCGGGAAGGGCAGGCGAGGTGCCCCGGCCcgtggctgggctgggggggctgcctccctcccccccccccgcccaccaTGGCACCCCCGGCACAGCACGGCCAACCCCCCTTTACCCCTGCTGTCACGGTGCCACACAgcaccctcctgcccctgcccggggtgCCCTGGCTCTGCCCACTGCTGCCCGCTGAGCGTTGCCCCCTCCTGCTGACCCCGCTGCCGCTCTCGTGCAGGGAGCCCCCGGACCGGAGACCCTCCCCGGCCTCACTCCTTGGGGACGACCCAGGACCGCGGCCccgcgccctgctgcagcccaccAGCAGCCCTCGGCACAGACTGCTCGTCCCGCGGCACAGCCCGAAGCTCGTCCCACGCCACGGACCCCGGCTCGCCCCCCGGCACGGTGCCCGCCTGGCCCCCTGGCACAGACTGCTCATCCTGCGGCACCACCTGAAGCTCATCCCCCGGCACGGACCCCGGCATGGTGCCCGCCTGGCCCCCCGGCACAGCCGCCACCTCGTCCTGCGGCACGGCCCCCGGCACGTGCGGGGCCGCCGGCATGCGTCGGGGCGGCTGCAGCACGCGCAGCTGCTGCGGGTGGGCTGCGTGCTGGGCACCTGCCAGGTGCAGAACCTGAGCCACCGCCTCTGGCAGCTGATGGGCCAGTCGGGCCGCCAGGACTCGTCCCCCATGAACCCCAACAGCCCCCACAGCTACGGGTGAGGGGGGGGTTGCCTCACCGGACTGCttggccccgcgcccccccccgccctgccccgcgggaccCCCCACTAAAGCACTTCCAGAGTCAGACGTGGCTGGGCTCCCTCTGCACCTTCCTGGGGGTGCTCGGTGCCCCCCAGGCAGAGCCCGGCTCTGGCCACGGCCCCACCAGGGACACAGGGCCTGTGGGAGCGTCCCCACGGAGGGGCTCCCACCCCATCGCCAGCCGGAGCCCCATGGAGTGGAGAGGACCGCGGGCCGGGGAGCCGGTGGCCCGTGGTGGTTGGTGGTGgcccggccggccggggctgttGACGGTGGGTCCAAGGGGCGGTGGGGGATCCTGCTGACCGCAGCAGCGCCGGTGCCTTGTGCAAGAGCGCGTGGCCGAGCCCCTGGCCACGCTCCCGCCTGACTCAGCAGCTCAGCACCCTGCCGCAGCACGCACGGCCATGGGTGGGGcgagccctgctgcagcaccccCATGGCACCCCACTGCACCCCACGGCATCTCACCCCCACCCCAGACCCCTCCTGTGTGTGTCTGGGGTGGCACGGCTACGTGGGTGGGGGGTCCTGCAAGACCAGGGTGTGGggaccctgctgcagccaggccagggacacggggcagccccCCACCCCGCACCTTCCCCACTCGGGGGTCCCAGGTCGGGCTCTGGACCTCAGGGGGTCCCCTCCCAGAGCAGAGGCTGGGGTGCCTTGAGGGGTCCCGTCCTCCCCGGAGAGGCTGCTGTCCCCTTCCCCAacaccctgcctcctccccgtcctgcccacagccctgcgGCGAGACGGGGACCGGGTGCTGGTGGGCACCGAGGGATGGCGAGCTGTCCCCGAGCGTGGGGGGGCAGAGGAAAGGCCCCCTTGGTGCATGGACGGGAAGGGCCCCAATGGGCTCGATGGGGGCCCGCAGACCCGAGGGGACCCCCGGTATCCCTGTCACCCCATGCTGTGACACCCCGGGAGTGCTAGTGTCACCCCGGCGGAGCTGTCACCCCCGTGGCCTGGTGGGACGGGGATGTGCGGCTCCAGTCACCGGCCTGGCACCAGCCTGTGAGGGTGcccagcacccccacccccccccccggctgccctttggccctgctgcagggatgggcgggggggggggacacacccagctccagcccttcatggggagggcagggagcacagCCCGTCGGCACCTTGATCCTTCCTGCTGGGGAgaacccccccccttcccccgagcacccccatccctcctgggagCAACTTCATcagcaccccctccccccccccaaggagcACCCCTGTCCCCCCAGGagcaccccagccccccccgaACACCCCCATCCCCAGGAGCACCCAGCCTGCAGCAAGCACTGGGTGAGGGTGGGGGGGAGCGTCCAggggtgctgctcccagcccatCTCTCCTTCCCGGGGGTCCCGGCCCTCGCTCGAGCCAGCTGagggggcaggatggggacaggactGGGACGGGGTGTCCCATGGCCGTCACGGGAGGCTCCAGCTCCCCTTCCCGGTGCGGGCAGGGGTCGAGCCCGGCGTGGCCTGGAGCCCCCGGCgctgtggctgtgggcagccccggccgcaggcaggagctctgctcgcagcccccccccccccccccccaggcccagTTTGGCAAAGGGGTGAGGGACCGAGCGCTGTCCCACAGGGACGGGCGGCCGCAGCCCAACGCAGTGCTGCTGTGGGACACGTGGGGACTCcagccccccccatccccatcccttgGGTGCCCCCCAGGCTGCGGAGGGGCCTCGCGGGTGCCCGGGACGgatcctgccctgcagcagcaccggAGCTGGGCCAGGCGGGCGTTGCAGCACGGAGCGCTCCCCTTCTCTCTTGAagtgaaaaatctgattttcGTGCAGAATAAAGTGTGCGAGGAGGGGTCACGTCTGGTGCCGGGACGGGCAGTGTTCCCACGGGAATGGGGCacggaatgggggggggggggggcgcgaggggctgccttgggcagggcgCGGGCACCCGGGTCCCACAGCCACCGGTGACAGAAGGCGACCGGCACCAGCTGCTTCCCACGGCGCAGCGGGGACAGCCACGCAGCGGGGACAGCCGCGAGTGCAGGGACAGCCGCGCAGCGCCTGTCCCAGCGGCAGCAGCCGTGCCCAGCCAGCGCCCACAGCTGCGCGGGGCCGGTGGGTTTgggcaggagcgggcaggaggAAGCTAAAGGGGCGACGTGTTGGGGGGCTCCAGTGGGAGGGCGCAGGGaccgtgccgggggggggggggggggaggctgcacCTCTGGTGCCAGCGGCTGCTGGGCAAGGCAGGGCTGCCCAGGGCCCCTGCCCGTGGGCACTGCGCCCGCTGCAGCccgctcctgcctctgccctggcacACGGGAACCACAGCGGAACAAGACTGACCCGGCCACaacgcggcacggcacggcacggcactgCTTCAGTGCGCGCGGGCGCACATCACCCCTGCACACCTCCTGGCAGGACCTCGTCACCCCGCGGCCCCCGGGAGGGGACGTGCCTGGCCGCAAcgccccgccagcccccctgGGCGGCTCACTGCCGGGGTCTTGCTCCACACGCTTTCAACATCGGCAGCCACTAAATTTAACGTTCCGCAAGGCGcggcggtggcagctggtgcccGTCCCACCCCGACGGGGATCCCGCGGGAGTGCTCGTGGCCCCAGGGCCATCAGCGGCCGGATGGCGATTGCCGCGCTGGGGTAGCAACTCCCAAGCTGCTTCCCACGGCCcctggcccccccagcccctccgcacCGCCTGCCCACGGCCCTGcctggccccccccccagccccgacaCCCCTCCGCTCACTCTCTCGCTGCTGCCTGTGGCCCCTCACTGTGCCGTCGGGGCACCAGGTCCGGCCCTGCTCCCTGTGTCCCGATGGGGGGGTCATGCCATGGCCCTGTCCCGTGGGGTCACCGCAGCTGGCGCGGGCGGTGGGGCGGGGTCATCCCTTTGCCCCCACGAGGAGCCTGGCAGCCCGGGGCCACTGTCAGccgccggcggggctgcccgTGGCCGGGGCTCCCTGTGGCCGGGGGTCCCCAGTTCAGGGGTCAGGGTTGGGGGGTCCCCAGCTCGGGGGGCTGCAGTGTGGGGTACCCAGCTCGGGGGCCAGGCcaggctccctgccagcccctgcccaccctcGGGGAGCAGCATCCCCCCAAGCCCGGTGCCGTGGGCTCAAACATTAACCGGGGGCAGGTTAACTGGTGACCGATTGCCCCCGCGCCGGCTGGCGCAGGCTGGGCCGCCCCTGCGCCGCCCCCCGCGGGGATAAAGCCGGGGGTCCCGGTGACCGCCCCAGAGCCCGCGCGCCCACCGCCCCTCGCCACGGCCGGCATGAGGAGCCTCCGGGCGGTGAGTACGGGCAGGCGGGACCCAGCGCCCCATACCTCGTGGCCAGACCCATCTGCATCGCCCCACGTGTTGGGGTCAGACCCctgcatgtcaccccacacctcAGggttggccccccccccccatgtgcaTCGCCCCACACCTTGGGGTCAGACCCCACTTGCATCTCCCCACACGTGGGGGTGCAGGTCCTCCCAGGTACGCACAGGCAGCACGTGCAGCCCCCCCGTCCCTGGGGCCGTGgggcacagccccacaagcatcgCCCCCCCGTGGGGTCTGTGCCAACAGGCAGCAGCCCTCggggatccccccccccagctctgcgcAGGGTGGGGGCCCGCACACCTCAGCACTGGGGCTGTTGCCTTTTGAGGGGGTGGAGGAGATCCCCCGGGACCCTCGGCGATGCCCTCCCTGCGATGGGGGTGCCAGCCCCATGTGGGACCCAGCCCCGTGGGGACACCACCCCAAGTGGGTCCCAGCCCCTCTGCGTCCCTGCCCCACGTCcatcccagccccacggggagcGAGTGAACACTCGCCCCTCGGCAGGCAACATGCCACGGTGGGGGGAAGGcaggtcctgctgctgcaggggagccCGCTGCTCCAGCGAGCTGGGGGGGGGCCGCCCTCATCCACCCCCCCCcagggagaggcagcaggcagTGCCCAtcccggggggctgcagggcgtcGTGCAGCACCCACGGGCTCAGCCGCACCCACAGGCCTCGctccgggggctgcggggagccggggcagcaactcctgggagctgctgccctaAACCAGCGTCGCCCCGGGCCAGgcgccccccaccccgccccaggCAGAGGGGGCAGCTCCCCCCGGACCCCCCCGCTCTGCACCCTGGCAGGACGGCCCTCGCTCCGCACCGGAACGGGGCAGCGGAGCAGCGCCGTGTGATGATGTGCGACGCTGTGCAGTGCTGCACGGTGCTGTGCAGCGCTGTATGATGCCGTGCAACGCTGTGCAGTGGTGTGCAACGCCGTGCAATGCCGTATAATGATGTGCAGCGCTGTGACACGCTGTGCAGCACTGTGCAACGCCGTGCAATGCTGTGCGGCGCTGTATAATGATGTGCCGCGCTGTGACACGCTGTGCAGCACTGTGCAACACGGTACAGCTCCGTGCAACACTGTGCAGCACTGTGCAACACAGTGCGATGCAGTGCAGCTCCGTGCAACGCTGTGCAATGCTGTGCGATGCGGTGCGACGCTGTGCAGCTCCGTGCAATGGTGTGCAGCACTGTGCAACGCCGTGCAATGCTGTGCGGTGCTGTATAATGATGTGCAGTGCTGTGACACGCTGTGCAGCACTGTGCAACGCCGTGCAATGCTGTGCGGTGCTGTATAATGATGTGCCGCGCTGTGACACGCTGTGCAGCACTGTGCAACGCCGTGCAATGCTGTGCGGTGCTGTATAATGATGTGCCGCGCTGTGACACGCTGTGCAGCACTGTGCAACACGGTACAGCTCCGTGCAACGCTGTGCAGCACTGTGCAACGCTGTGCGATGTGGTGCAGCTCCATGCAACGCTGTGCAGCACTGTGCGACGCCGTGCGATGCTGTGCGGTGCTGTGCGATGCGGTGCGACGCTGTGCAGCTCCGTGCACTGGTGTGCAGCACCGTGCAATGCCGCGCGACGCCGCGCAGCGCTATGCAATGCCGCGCGTTCAGGGCTCTCCTTTGGAGGTGGCACGTCTCCTCAGCCTTCAGGAAACGCGCTGTCCCCGGGTGTTTCCACTCTGCCCCACGGCTGCCGGGCCgggtgcaggatccggccccgctGACCGAGCCCAGCCTTATTCCCCGCAGGAAGCCGACCCCTCCGAGGGGCCCGAGACCACCAAGGCCGAGGCCAAGGCCAAGTACCGAAACTACACGGTGAGACCAGCTGGGCAGGTCGTGCTGCCGTGGGGACGGGCGGTGACCCCGaggcggggggggtgtgtgtgtgtcccctgcaCCCAGCGGGGTGTTGGGGGGTCCCGCTGCac contains:
- the ADM2 gene encoding protein ADM2, which gives rise to MRAPAPVALGCISLVLCLLELPACLPLPDGRSPKRREPPDRRPSPASLLGDDPGPRPRALLQPTSSPRHRLLVPRHSPKLVPRHGPRLAPRHGARLAPWHRLLILRHHLKLIPRHGPRHGARLAPRHSRHLVLRHGPRHVRGRRHASGRLQHAQLLRVGCVLGTCQVQNLSHRLWQLMGQSGRQDSSPMNPNSPHSYG